Proteins from a genomic interval of Quercus lobata isolate SW786 chromosome 11, ValleyOak3.0 Primary Assembly, whole genome shotgun sequence:
- the LOC115968334 gene encoding receptor-like protein kinase 7: protein MLSNQFFQLRPVLLLLFLCFLSLISFSKSSELNSLLQFKSAVQNPDTNHVFSSWTQANSLCNFTGIACNSNGLVREINLPQQNLHGILPFDSICSLQSLEKLSLGSNFLYGTITEDLKNCTSLQHLDLGLNKFSGKVPDLSPLSKLEYLNLNNSGFSGPFPWRSLENLTSLTFLSLGDNFFEPSTFPVEVFKLEKLYWLYLSNCSLTGPIPEGLGNLTQLINLELSCNQLTGEIPADIGKLKNLWQLELYKNSLTGKLPVGFGNLTSLENLDMSRNNLQGSISEVRFLTNIVSLQLFENQFTGEVPEEIGGFKNLSNFSLYRNKFTGPLPQKLGSLADFFYIDVAENFLTGPIPPDMCKNGIMIALIVMQNKFTGGIPESYANCLSLIRLRVNNNSLSGVVPAGIWSLPNLSIFDLSMNQFEGPVASNVGNAKSLAQLFLNNNHFSGELPLAISKASSLVSLKLSSNQFSGQIPETIGRLKTLGNIYLDENMFSGYIPDSLGSCVSLSEINLSGNKLSGNIPASLGHLPNLNSLNLSNNELSGEIPTSLSSLRLTLLDLSNNQLIGHIPDSLSILAFSTSFNGNPGLCSQNLKHFQPCSSGSTSTRSHLGTLVSCLIAGAVILLLVLVCCLCVKLRHKNLDSPLKSNSWDMKPYHILTFTEKEIIDGIKNENQIGKGGSGNVYRVELTDGKELAVKHIWISDSGDRKNWQSSSAILTKRNIRSAEFEAEVATLSSVRHINVVKLYCSITSEDSNLLVYEYLPNGSLWDRLHNCSRKMEMGWEVRYEIALGAARGLEYLHHGCDRPVIHRDVKSSNILLDGDWKPKIADFGLAKIVQATGGDWTHVIAGTLGYMAPEYAYTYKVNEKSDVYSFGVVLLELVMGKRPIEPEFGENKDIVDWVRSKISNKESVLDLVDSTISEALKEDAIKVMRIAVHCTSKLPSLRPSMRMVVQMLEEAEPCKLTNIIVNKECQNSSNESLKNTGKIGALEFESKIY, encoded by the exons ATGTTATCCAACCAATTTTTCCAGCTGAGGCCGGTTTTATTGCTTCTCTTTCTATGCTTTCTCAGCCTGATATCATTCTCCAAATCCAGTGAGCTTAATTCACTTCTTCAATTCAAGTCTGCTGTCCAGAACCCAGATACCAATCATGTTTTCAGTTCATGGACACAAGCCAACTCCTTATGCAATTTCACTGGGATTGCATGCAACTCCAATGGACTTGTCAGAGAAATCAATCTTCCCCAACAAAATCTACATGGGATTCTTCCATTTGATTCAATATGCTCGCTTCAGTCTCTTGAGAAACTCTCTCTGGGGTCCAATTTTTTGTACGGTACCATCACTGAGGACTTGAAGAATTGTACTAGTTTGCAACACTTGGACCTGGGTTTGAATAAATTTTCTGGAAAAGTCCCTGACTTGTCTCCTTTGAGCAAACTAGAGTACTTGAATTTGAACAACAGCGGGTTTTCTGGGCCATTTCCATGGAGATCATTGGAAAATCTTACGAGTCTCACTTTCTTAAGCCTTGGTGACAATTTCTTTGAACCAAGTACTTTTCCTGTGGAAGTCTTTAAGCTTGAGAAATTGTACTGGCTTTACCTCTCAAACTGCAGCCTTACAGGACCAATTCCAGAAGGTCTTGGAAACCTTACTCAGCTCATAAATCTTGAGCTTTCTTGTAACCAATTGACTGGTGAAATCCCAGCTGATATTGGAAAACTCAAGAACCTTTGGCAACTTGAGCtttacaaaaattcattgacAGGGAAGCTCCCAGTTGGATTTGGAAATCTTACTAGTCTTGAGAACCTTGATATGAGTCGTAATAACCTCCAAGGCAGTATTTCTGAGGTAAGATTCTTGACAAACATTGTTTCTTTACAACTCTTTGAGAACCAGTTCACTGGGGAGGTACCTGAAGAGATTGGGGGGTTCAAGAACCTCAGTAATTTTTCACTCTACAGGAACAAGTTCACTGGTCCTTTACCTCAAAAGCTTGGCTCTTTAGCGGACTTTTTTTACATTGATGTTGCAGAGAATTTTTTGACGGGTCCTATACCTCCTGATATGTGCAAGAATGGTATAATGATTGCCCTGATTGTGATGCAGAACAAGTTCACTGGTGGAATCCCAGAAAGCTATGCTAATTGCTTGTCTTTGATACGATTGAGAGTAAATAACAATTCTCTTTCGGGTGTTGTTCCGGCTGGGATATGGAGCTTGCCGAACTTATCCATATTTGATCTTTCAATGAATCAATTCGAAGGTCCTGTGGCATCTAATGTAGGTAATGCTAAATCTCTTGCACAATTATTTCTAAATAACAATCACTTCTCTGGTGAATTACCATTGGCAATTTCCAAAGCTTCATCATTAGTATCATTAAAGCTGAGTTCAAATCAATTTTCGGGTCAAATTCCGGAAACAATTGGTAGATTGAAGACACTAGGCAATATTTATTTAGATGAAAACATGTTCTCTGGTTATATACCGGACTCATTAGGCTCATGTGTTTCCCTCAGTGAAATAAACCTGTCTGGCAATAAACTTTCAGGCAACATTCCAGCAAGTCTTGGACATTTGCCTAATCTCAATTCCTTGAACTTGTCCAATAACGAACTTTCTGGTGAAATTCCTACCAGTTTGTCATCACTGAGATTAACCCTTCTTGACCTATCAAACAACCAGTTGATTGGCCATATTCCCGACTCTCTATCCATCCTAGCCTTCAGTACCAGCTTTAATGGAAATCCAGGCTTATGTAGTCAGAATTTAAAGCATTTCCAGCCATGTTCATCAGGGTCCACCAGCACACGGAGCCACCTCGGGACACTGGTATCCTGTTTAATTGCTGGAGCTGTGATTCTGCTTCTTGTACTAGTGTGTTGCCTATGTGTCAAGCTAAGACATAAAAATCTTGATAGCCCATTGAAGTCTAATTCTTGGGATATGAAGCCTTATCACATACTTACCTTCACAGAGAAAGAGATCATTGATGGCATCAAAAATGAGAATCAGATTGGTAAAGGAGGGTCAGGGAATGTGTACAGGGTTGAATTAACTGATGGTAAAGAACTTGCTGTAAAGCACATTTGGATATCAGATTCGGGTGACCGGAAAAACTGGCAAAGCAGCTCGGCTATCCTAACAAAAAGGAATATCCGGTCTGCTGAATTTGAGGCCGAGGTGGCCACATTGAGCTCTGTGAGGCACATCAATGTGGTGAAGCTATACTGTAGTATCACAAGTGAGGACAGTAATCTTCTGGTATATGAGTACTTGCCCAATGGGAGCTTGTGGGATCGGCTGCACAATTGTAGTAGGAAGATGGAGATGGGATGGGAGGTGAGGTATGAGATTGCATTGGGGGCTGCTAGAGGATTGGAGTATCTTCATCATGGGTGTGATAGACCGGTGATACACCGTGATGTGAAATCCAGCAATATTTTGCTGGATGGGGATTGGAAGCCAAAGATTGCTGATTTTGGGTTAGCTAAGATTGTGCAGGCTACTGGAGGGGACTGGACCCATGTCATTGCTGGGACACTTGGATACATGGCTCCTG AATATGCATACACATACAAGGTAAATGAGAAGAGTGATGTCTACAGCTTTGGGGTAGTCCTATTGGAGCTGGTCATGGGAAAGAGGCCGATTGAGCCTGAGTTTGGAGAAAACAAGGACATAGTCGACTGGGTACGCAGCAAAATCAGTAATAAAGAGAGTGTGCTTGACTTAGTAGACTCAACCATCTCAGAAGCCCTCAAGGAAGATGCAATCAAGGTGATGAGAATAGCAGTCCACTGCACATCAAAACTTCCAAGTCTAAGGCCCTCCATGAGAATGGTAGTTCAGATGCTGGAAGAGGCTGAGCCTTGTAAACTTACCAACATTATTGTCAACAAAGAATGCCAAAACAGTTCAAATGAGAGTCTGAAGAATACTGGCAAGATTGGAGCACTTgaatttgaaagtaaaatttacTGA
- the LOC115969532 gene encoding uncharacterized protein LOC115969532, whose amino-acid sequence MVTPGSLCECESFNELKRECTRDGQLDLDLLTLRVLEDLILFHPKKPTLPLTSEEEKLQCRFKPSWNSFQRKRSNLGSSKPRTHYQLPNLNVKRKRFSQPTGIADPEWKASLPPEGFDCASPKIITRLKIIPPKKPHLGISAASSIAVPNHSESPKPTPPRVVDGFNCQGLKLVTQKRRKATKEDQIEEKPPKKPKLNPTLPLSNPSPKLPQTFQNIIDKMDGTQLVLVIQKPLTKTDLNRHNARLSMPLSRINGSFLREAEREYLDQQQAMEVPFMEASGKVKQIVLRQWDMPKESGKKSSCYVLIKSWNEVVEKNDLGRKLNQVIQIWSFRLGNEDQLCLAFVVVNTGENDEGASSSRQGRDMD is encoded by the coding sequence ATGGTGACTCCCGGTTCACTTTGTGAGTGTGAGTCATTTAATGAACTCAAAAGAGAGTGCACCAGAGATGGACAACTGGACTTGGACTTGCTCACTCTTAGGGTTTTGGAGGACTTGATTCTATTCCACCCTAAAAAACCCACTCTGCCACTGACTTCAGAAGAGGAGAAACTTCAATGTCGTTTCAAACCCTCCTGGAACTCCTTCCAAAGAAAAAGATCTAATCTTGGTTCTTCCAAGCCTCGTACCCATTACCAATTGCCAAATTTGAACGTCAAAAGGAAGAGATTTTCTCAACCCACTGGCATTGCAGATCCGGAATGGAAAGCGTCGCTACCACCAGAGGGTTTTGATTGTGCTTCCCCCAAGATCATCACACGCCTCAAAATAATCCCACCCAAGAAACCCCATTTGGGAATCTCTGCTGCTTCATCCATTGCtgttcccaaccactctgaatCTCCCAAACCCACGCCACCCAGAGTAGTTGATGGCTTCAACTGTCAAGGTTTGAAGCTTGTTACCCAGAAGCGCAGAAAAGCCACCAAGGAAGACCAAATTGAAGAAAAGCCACCAAAGAAGCCCAAATTGAACCCAACGCTTCCACTCTCAAACCCATCACCAAAACTGCCTCAAACTTTCCAGAATATCATTGACAAAATGGATGGAACCCAACTGGTTTTGGTCATACAGAAGCCTCTCACTAAGACTGACCTAAACCGACATAACGCTCGGTTGTCCATGCCTTTAAGCCGAATCAATGGCAGTTTCTTGAGGGAGGCAGAAAGAGAATATCTGGATCAACAACAAGCAATGGAAGTCCCATTCATGGAGGCCTCTGGTAAGGTAAAACAAATTGTTTTGAGGCAATGGGACATGCCCAAGGAGTCAGGGAAGAAAAGCTCATGCTATGTGCTGATAAAATCTTGGAATGAGGTGGTGGAAAAAAATGATCTTGGCAGAAAGCTTAACCAAGTGATCCAAATTTGGTCTTTTAGACTTGGTAATGAAGATCAACTCTGCCTGGCTTTTGTTGTGGTCAACACAGGGGAGAACGATGAAGGAGCAAGTAGCAGCAGGCAAGGAAGAGATATGGATTGA
- the LOC115969332 gene encoding B3 domain-containing protein At1g05920-like, with protein MVMQEKVMGSAFAIQDWGLEAKKKKQCSMPTKKAIVGPPPPPILPPEFKDVINTLNGRDELLVIQKKLFKTDITKGNNRFSIPLRQIVREDFLSKQEKKELRAWQEIPARLINSKLQIFNDVVLIQWDMPKDTRNTSSTYALKTDWNNVRLSNDLKEGDLVQLWSFQVGQQACEDASSSTATNKGQLCFALVLL; from the coding sequence ATGGTTATGCAAGAAAAGGTCATGGGCTCTGCCTTTGCTATTCAAGATTGGGGTTTGGAGgccaagaaaaagaagcaatGCTCGATGCCAACCAAGAAAGCGATTGTGGGTCCACCCCCACCACCCATCCTGCCTCCAGAGTTCAAGGATGTGATCAATACATTGAATGGGCGTGATGAATTGCTAGTGATACAAAAAAAGCTGTTCAAGACTGACATAACAAAGGGTAACAACCGGTTTTCAATACCTTTGAGACAAATAGTGAGGGAGGATTTCTTGTCTAAGCAAGAGAAAAAGGAACTTAGAGCATGGCAAGAAATCCCTGCGAGACTCATCAATTCCAAGCTTCAAATTTTTAATGACGTAGTTTTGATTCAGTGGGACATGCCTAAGGATACGAGAAATACAAGTTCAACATATGCATTGAAAACCGATTGGAACAATGTTCGGCTATCGAATGATCTCAAGGAAGGTGATTTAGTGCAACTTTGGTCATTCCAGGTTGGCCAACAAGCTTGTGAAGACGCCTCTTCTTCTACTGCTACAAACAAAGGACAACTCTGTTTTGCCCTTGTGTTGCTTTAG
- the LOC115966649 gene encoding citrate-binding protein-like: protein MRKMNNSGRCLLVILVMIGALKMFNFCGADLTDGFTPVPLTESNFELQKPYDIPLDQCYSFVNGVHYLWVYADDKPHDPSSHTQPRTEIRIKGLDYSSGVWQFEGYGFVPNGTSGATVAQIHGTAHGATTLILRIYDGDMRYYSRDLVATDLYDKWFRLNIIHNVDMGMVTVFIDGVQNFQVKDEGPGDLYFKCGVYAAPTNISYYMESRWRDIKIYKH, encoded by the exons atgagaaaaatgaataattCCGGTAGGTGTCTGCTTGTCATATTGGTTATGATCGGCGCACTAAAGATGTTCAATTTTTGTGGTGCTGATCTTACTGATGGCTTCACCCCTGTGCCATTAACAGAGTCAAATTTTGAGCTACAGAAGCCATATGACATACCCCTAGACCAATGCTACAGTTTTGTTAATGGGGTTCACTATTTATGGGTCTATGCTGATGACAAGCCACACGACCCCAGTAGTCATACCCAGCCACGTACTGAAATTCGAATAAAG GGGCTTGACTATTCAAGTGGAGTCTGGCAATTTGAAGGCTATGGCTTTGTTCCAAATGGAACATCTGGTGCTACAGTAGCACAGATTCATGGTACAGCTCATGGTGCCACCACTTTGATACTAAGAATCTATGATGGGGACATGAGGTATTACAGTAGAGATCTGGTGGCTACTGATCTCTATGATAAGTGGTTCAGACTTAATATAATTCATAATGTTGATATGGGGATGGTAACTGTTTTCATTGATGGTgtccaaaattttcaagtaaaagATGAAGGACCAGGAGACTTGTACTTCAAATGTGGTGTTTATGCTGCACCGACTAATATCAGCTACTACATGGAATCAAGGTGGAGagacatcaaaatatataaacattaa